The stretch of DNA CCCCTCCGTTTGTTGTGCGGAGGATTGTGCCATTGTCTCCCACAACAGTTCCGGTATTTGCATCTGTGAAGGAGACTTCGGAAAGACGTTGAGGTGTTCCGCTTGTCTGCGGTGTCCAGTTTGTCCCTCCGTTTATTGTGCGGAGGATTGTGCCTCCACCTCCCACAACAGTTCCGTTATTTGCATCTGTGAAGGAGACTCCGTGAAGAAATTGAGTTGTTCCGCTTGTCTGCTTTGTCCATGTAACCCCTCCGTTTGTTGTGCGGAGGATTGTGCCACCACTAATATCAAGTCCCACAGCAGTTCCGTTATTTGCATCTGTGAAGTAGACTCCGTGAAGAGCTTCAGTTGTTGGGCTTGACTGCGGTGTCCATGAAGCCCCTCCGTCTGTTGTGCGGAGAATTGTGCTACTGTATCCCACTGCAGTTCCGTTTTTTGCATCTGTGAAGGAGACTCCGGAAAGACGTTGAGGTGTTCCGCTTGTCTGCGGTGTCCATGAAGCCCCTCCGTCTATTGTGCGGAGGATTATGCCATCAGATCCCACAGCAGTTCCGTTATTTGCATCTGTGAAAGAGACTCCGTAAAGATTTTCAGTTGTTCCGCTTGTCTGCTTTGTCCAGTTAATCCCTCCGTCTGTTGTGCGGAGGATTGTGCCACTCCATCCCACAACAGTTCCGGTATTTGCATCTGTGAAGGAGACTCCGGAAAGAGTTGAAGATGTTTTTCTTGTCTGCGGTGTCCATGTATCACGATTGGTGGCGTTGTCTTCTATGGTTTGTAATGTAACGAATGAAATTACTTTGTCCTCAATAAGATTACTCTTCAAATCTTTATACGTCTTGTTTTCAGCGTAATCAAAACTACCTGAAGTTTTGAGTTTGTCTTCTTTATAAGTAAGTATATCTTCTACAACAATTGGTATTTCTGGAGAATTTTCTATCTTCGTTCTATCAGGGGCAACAATAAGTTCACAAGAGCTGTATATCATACCAAATATTAATACTATTGGTATTATTACTATTTGTTTTATTCTTTTCATTTTATTTTCCTCTATTAAAATTTCAATGTTATTCCGGCTATTGCTGTGCCTTGGTTCCCTAAATTGTAATCTAAATGCAAGGCTATTAACTCATATCTAAACTCTGCACCTATTGTTAATCGAAGCTTGTTCTCTCCCTTTACTTCTGTATTTACTTTTATTTCTTTTCCCAATTCTGTCTTTTCATAGTTGAACTTCATATCTGAGGATTCCATTTGTATTCCGCCATATGGTGTTAACATTCCAAATGTCTTCGATACTGCAATGCCAAATGCTGTGTTTGTTGACGATACTAATTCATCTACTTTGAAGCTGTTGTAAAATCCGTGTATTGATACATCTACTGGTAAATTAAAATATTGCCCGAATGAATGTCTTACGCCCAACCCCAGTAAATTGAATTTTTTATCCACTATCTTTATTCCCGGAAAATATCTTACTAAAAGCTCTGTATGATATGCATGTAATGATATCTGCGGTAATACAAATGTTGCATGAGCTAAATTAAATCCTCCAGGAAATGCCGCCATACCATCTCCGCCAGTAAATATTTTTGAACCCGTTGGGCCGAATATTGTCGATACTTTTGTTGTGTTGTTATAGCCTTTTGCCGTATCAAGCGAGCTTGGCTGATATGTTCTTTGCTCATCCGGGATCATCACATATATTGCATTGAATGCTATGGATAATCCAAAACTCTTGGGGATATGTGCTGAGCTGTAAACTCCAGAGTTTAATGCTGTGCCTACTGTCGTGGCAAGCGGTGTTGTATATGATTCTACATCTTTATTTGTCATTGTACCCAAAATACCTTCTAACTGAGCAAATGAGCTTAGTGATGTGAATAATATCATCAGAAATGTTATTTTTAACTTCATGATTCTCCTTTTAGTAAATTATAAATTCTAAACATCTTAAACCCTTTTTAAAGTTCCCGAGTTTATTAAAAATAAAAAACCTCTCAAATTGAGAGGTTTTTTGTTTTAAAGACTTTAACTTTTTTTTTTATTTAAAATGTACAAACCAGATGTGGACTCTACACTTAATTTCTAGTTTGTTGGCTAAATTCCTTCCCAGGTTAATCCTGCACTAATCGCTATTTGAAGTTTAAGCTTAAAATCAAATTTTGAATCTTTTGGACCTACAGTTACTTCATAATTTACTTTAGTATTAGTTTTTAAGTAATTACTTATTCTTGTTTTTTCATCATCAGTAAGTGGAATCCAAATTATGTTATTGAAAAAACTAAAACCAAAATCGATGTAACTGATTTAAATGGAACTCTTCCCGATTCAATTTTAATCAATTCAATTTTATCACGATTAAATGAGACAAGAAAGTTAAACAGTTCATTCAGACCTGATAAAAATAGTATTCAAATATATTTGGAAGGAAATACTATTAAAGCCAATCTTCTCACAGGTGAAATTGAAAACGAAATTGTGAGCAGCCGCGGTTTTCTACGTGAATTAAATTTCCTGCACTTGAATCATCCTAAAAAACTCTGGACATACGTTGCTGACATTTACGCTGCTGTACTCATATTTCTCGCTGTTACTGGATTATTCATGATCGAAGGGAAAAAAGGAATTACCGGGAGAGGAAAATGGTTTACAGTAATTGGAATATTGTTACCACTCCTGTTTTTAATTTTATATTTTTAGTTCAGCTAAACAATCGGAGTGTAAATTTTCTGAGATACGATCTGCCCTCTCAATTCCACATTCCGCATTCTGCATTCCGCATTCAGCATATATTCTCAAATCCTCTCAAGTACCATCGCTATCCCCTGCCCTACGCCAATGCACATAGTGCACAAAGCATTTTTGAGTTTGTTCCTTTTCATTTGATAAACAGCAGTCGTAACTAATCTTGCTCCGCTCATTCCGAGCGGGTGACCTAAGGCGATCGCTCCACTGAGCGGATTTATTCTTGGATCATCATCTTTTAATCCCAGCAGCCTGATGCATGCAAGCGACTGAGATGCAAATGCTTCATTCAGCTCGATAAGTTCTACATCATCTAATTTTAAATTTAGATGGTTGAGAATTCGTTTTGCAGCTGGAACCGGACCGATTCCCATTATTCGCGGTTCAACTCCAGCAGCTTTGCTTCCCAAAATCCGCACGATGGGTGTAAGTCGATATTTCTTGATTGCTTTATCAGACGCTATTATAAGCGCTGCAGCTCCATCATTTACTCCCGATGCATTTCCCGCTGTAACAGTTCCATTTAAATTTACAATTGGTTTTAATGCGGCTAATTTTTCTATCGAGGTTAATCGCAAATGTTCATCATCTTTAAAAATTATTGCCTCGGCTTTCTGTTGCGGGATATTGACTGGAATTATTTCATCAATGAAGAGTCCCTTTTTCTGTGCGGCTTGAGCTTTAGTTTGGCTTCGAAATGCAAATAGATCTTGATCCTCACGGCTGATTTTATATTCAACTGCAAGATTTTCGGCAGTTTCGATCATTGAATCGCTGCCATACTGTTCTTCCATTTTTTTATTTATGAATCGCCAGCCAATCGTTGTATCGTATAACTGTGCATTTCGGGAAAATGGTTCTGATGCTTTACCCATGACGAAGGGAGCTCGCGACATGCTTTCAACACCGCCAGCAATAATAAGATCAGCTTCTCCAACTTTTATGCTTCTTGCAGCCATTGCAACGGCTTCCATTCCAGAGCCGCATAATCTATTTACAGTTACGCCTGGAATCGTTTCTGAATAATCTGCCAACAGCAGAGACATTCGAGCGACATTTCGATTATCTTCCCCTGCTTGATTTGCACATCCTAATATTACGTCGTCAACTTCCATCCAGTTGATTCCAGGATTTCTTTCGACCAAAGCTTTCAGCGGTATTGCAGCTAAGTCATCAGTTCGTATTGAAGCAAGAGTTCCTCCATACTTTCCTACAGGTGTTCTGATTGCATCGCAAATGTATGCTTCGTTCATTATTTATTTCCCTTATCCTTCGAGTCTAAATTCGGTTTGATATGTTTAAATGCACTTAACATTGCTTCAGTCAAGAAATCTATTTCGGTTTGTGACATGATGGTTGATAACATACAGGAACACGAGTTAACAAGAATCACTTTTTTTTCATAAAGATGATCAAGAAACATCGTATTGATTTTTTTCATTTTATCATCGGAGAATGATTCTCTATACGAACCAGGCGGCTTCTCAAGAAAATGCAGCCGAAACATCGAACCTTCTCCCAGAATTGATAATGGAATATCTGCAACTGCAGCTGCTTCCTGAATTTGCTTTTTTGCAATTTGCGTCAAGTTATTTAGCTTTAGTACGGCATCTTTATTAAATAATTCCAGAGCAGTTTTCCCGGCTGTCAACGAAATTGGATTTGCGGAAAATGTCCCAGATAGAGGAAAACGTGCATTTCCAGTTCGCGGATCGAGTACACTCATTACATCTCTTCTCCCAGCAAATGCTCCAATTGGAAATCCTCCACCAATCATTTTACCGAGTGATGTAAGATCCGGCTTTACATCGAAAAAGCTTTGTGCACCATCGTAGTTTACTCTAAAACAGATAACCTCGTCAAATGCAAGTAAAGAATCATTCTTTCTTGTCCAATTATAAAGTGTCTCTATATATTCGCTTGAAGCTCTCATCATTCCAATTCGATGTGGTATTGGATCAATAATTATACATGCTATTTCATCTTTGTGTCTGTCGAGAATTGCAATTGTTCTTTCTGAATCATTGAATGGAAAGATGATAACATCGTTCATCACACCTTGAGGTGTTCCATAAACATTCGGAACGCTGTTCGGGGAATCAATATCCCCCCAAGTCAAAGGACTCGCATTTTGACTAACTTCAGCATAGTCGTAGCTTCCATGATACGCACCTTCTGCTTTTGCGATTTTTGATTTGCCTGTATAAGCACGAGCCGTTTTTATCATACCCATTACTGCTTCTGTGCCGGAATTGACAAATCGAATTTGATCGAATGACGGAACTCTCTCACACAGTAACTGCGCATAGTTAATCTCGACTTCAGTAGCCAGCGTAAAAGCAGTTCCTCTTTTAAGCTGATCGATAACAACTTCTAAAAGTTTTGGATGCGCATGACCGTGGATCAATGAAGCAATGTTATTTTCGCAATCAAGTCGTTTAACGCCGTGGATATCAGTTACATAGCATCCCGACGCACTCACAACATAATGCGGGTGGGGTTTCCGGTAAATAATGTTTCTGCTCAATCCACCAGGCAGATATTCACAGGCTAAATTATAAAGTGAGTCTTCTGTTTTTAGTATTTGTTTGGGATCAATAAAATTGGAACTCATTTTAAATCTTATTATTAATTTTTATGAAGAGGGGCTGCAGTGTTTTTCTGTAAAAACTCGAAATCAATACCAGGAGCCATTTCACGAACAAAAAGGCTTCCTTGATTAACATCTATAACAGCGAAATCAGTATAAATTCTTGAAACAACATTTTTCCCTGTTAGCGGATAGGTACATTCTTTCACTATTTTTGGCTCACCTGATTTTGTGACATGTTGAGTGATAATGTAAATAGTTTTTACGCCTTGAACTAAATCCATTGCTCCACCAACAGCGGGAATCGCTTTTGGCTCACCTGTAGACCAATTGGCTAAATCACCACTTTCTGAAATTTGAAATGCACCGAGGACACAAATATCAATATGTCCGCCTCGTATCATTGCAAAACTATCTGCATGATGGAAGTAACATGCACCTTCGATAGCAGAAACTGCTTTCTTTCCTGCATTAATTAACTCGTCATCTTCGAAACCGGGGGCGGGTGATGGTCCGACTCCTAGCAAACCATTTTCTGTATGAAAAACAATTTCTCTATCACTAGGAATATAATTAGCAACGAGCTCAGGCAATCCGATGCCAAGATTCACGTAAGATCCATCGGGAATATCTCCAGCTATTTTTTGAGCGATTTGTTCGCGGCTCCATCCGATACTTTTTTCTGAACTCATGGATATCTCCGATTTTCTTTCAAAAGCTGATTTTC from Ignavibacteria bacterium encodes:
- the pcaF gene encoding 3-oxoadipyl-CoA thiolase: MNEAYICDAIRTPVGKYGGTLASIRTDDLAAIPLKALVERNPGINWMEVDDVILGCANQAGEDNRNVARMSLLLADYSETIPGVTVNRLCGSGMEAVAMAARSIKVGEADLIIAGGVESMSRAPFVMGKASEPFSRNAQLYDTTIGWRFINKKMEEQYGSDSMIETAENLAVEYKISREDQDLFAFRSQTKAQAAQKKGLFIDEIIPVNIPQQKAEAIIFKDDEHLRLTSIEKLAALKPIVNLNGTVTAGNASGVNDGAAALIIASDKAIKKYRLTPIVRILGSKAAGVEPRIMGIGPVPAAKRILNHLNLKLDDVELIELNEAFASQSLACIRLLGLKDDDPRINPLSGAIALGHPLGMSGARLVTTAVYQMKRNKLKNALCTMCIGVGQGIAMVLERI
- a CDS encoding aspartate aminotransferase family protein, which encodes MSSNFIDPKQILKTEDSLYNLACEYLPGGLSRNIIYRKPHPHYVVSASGCYVTDIHGVKRLDCENNIASLIHGHAHPKLLEVVIDQLKRGTAFTLATEVEINYAQLLCERVPSFDQIRFVNSGTEAVMGMIKTARAYTGKSKIAKAEGAYHGSYDYAEVSQNASPLTWGDIDSPNSVPNVYGTPQGVMNDVIIFPFNDSERTIAILDRHKDEIACIIIDPIPHRIGMMRASSEYIETLYNWTRKNDSLLAFDEVICFRVNYDGAQSFFDVKPDLTSLGKMIGGGFPIGAFAGRRDVMSVLDPRTGNARFPLSGTFSANPISLTAGKTALELFNKDAVLKLNNLTQIAKKQIQEAAAVADIPLSILGEGSMFRLHFLEKPPGSYRESFSDDKMKKINTMFLDHLYEKKVILVNSCSCMLSTIMSQTEIDFLTEAMLSAFKHIKPNLDSKDKGNK
- a CDS encoding CoA transferase subunit B, producing MSSEKSIGWSREQIAQKIAGDIPDGSYVNLGIGLPELVANYIPSDREIVFHTENGLLGVGPSPAPGFEDDELINAGKKAVSAIEGACYFHHADSFAMIRGGHIDICVLGAFQISESGDLANWSTGEPKAIPAVGGAMDLVQGVKTIYIITQHVTKSGEPKIVKECTYPLTGKNVVSRIYTDFAVIDVNQGSLFVREMAPGIDFEFLQKNTAAPLHKN